A genomic window from Nicotiana sylvestris chromosome 11, ASM39365v2, whole genome shotgun sequence includes:
- the LOC104243723 gene encoding uncharacterized mitochondrial protein AtMg00810-like codes for MCTVRCLIVVALKKDWPLFQLDVNNAFLHGDLNEEVYMKIPPGLSVPSTSSSSAPLSPSSTVFLAVYVDDIILTRNDLSEISALKSFLDTQFRIKDLGLFLGIEVIHHSSGIILHQKKFINNLLTEYHHSDVFEVVAPLDISLKLHADVGDLLPEPDKYRSLVGKLNYLTHTSPDLCFTVHHLSQFLQASRIPYMSGALYVLRYLKGTLDHAAFLDNSSNFSLLDSCDSDWATCPTSRRSVSGFCIHLGGSLIS; via the exons ATGTGCACTGTCAGATGCTTGATTGTTGTTGCACTTAAGAAAGACTGGCCTTTATTTCAACTAGACGTTAACAATGCCTTCCTGCATGGTGACCTAAATGAAGAGGTCTATATGAAAATTCCCCCAGGGCTTTCTGTTCCCTCAACTTCTTCTAGTTCTGCCCCCTTG TCTCCATCTTCTACTGTTTTTCTTGCtgtttatgtggatgacatcatccTTACTAGAAATGATTTGTCTGAGATTTCAGCTCTTAAGTCATTTTTGGATACCCAATTCAGAATTAAGGATTTGGGACTCTTTTTGGGTATTGAGGTTATTCATCATTCCTCAGGCATTATTTTGCATCAAAAAAAGTTCATAAATAATTTGCTTACTGAATATCATCATTctgatgtttttgaggttgttgCTCCTTTAGACATTTCACTTAAACTACATGCTGATGTTGGGGATTTGTTGCCCGAACCTGATAAATATAGGAGTTTAGTTGGGAAGTTGAATTATTTAACTCACACTAGTCCTGATCTATGCTTCACTGTCCATCACCTTAGCCAGTTCCTCCAGGCTTCTAGAATTCCATACATGTCTGGTGCTCTATATGTTTTGAGATATTTGAAGGGTACGCTTGATCATGCGGCCTTTCTTGACAATTCTTCTAATTTCTCCTTGTTGGATAGCTGTGACAGTGATTGGGCTACTTGCCCTACTTCCAGAAGGTCTGTTTCTGGATTTTGTATTCATTTAGGGGGTAGTCTCATTAGTTGA